In a single window of the Gossypium hirsutum isolate 1008001.06 chromosome D02, Gossypium_hirsutum_v2.1, whole genome shotgun sequence genome:
- the LOC107910185 gene encoding uncharacterized protein encodes MNVMKVKSETEDFDCNSDDFGLDNVVLKWIKDRCETKKRKRFNFVGLNKETLETCSSVKLESPNFQHNGDIHDELEDPLIGWKSELFKNIKSSDEDLLELNRDWPAPIDVKVEVPESETANVNILKTDVPYPTMEPHYCSLNEVSYEYTEDSETRLDVGLSGCETKEPQYCSLNEVSYEYTEDSETRLDMGLSGCETKEPQYCSLNEVSYEYMEDSETRLDVGLSGAETKEPQYCCLNEVSYEYRENFETKFDVGVSSWEIVQVHSPENNAYFGLSGYREEDYTIHPLSYDVSSEQMSPIKDYSCDVCDSCQNESPKPEMPWQTSRDSLILILETNIASDTETGVSLSPVKCSVSNGVSYESTEDVAPKSGARFFSCETVKVDSPEMISYLCADLQEFGKDSYTVDPLTYAVPSELVSPTKDHCTDLHDSFNSSEHKMSSQTSNRGRAEMPEMDTDNCFQCLETNNEDSACSFESRSTHYWSSNIRNIVVSPSTDNGLYWSSSCLKHEKHSGLVSADSSSSKKQPQSPALIARNYFDASGKPLASPAPQDYHQMKHQHSAERVLSGRKAISPTSRERLCRAMRLTGLDENECHQYRGKQSHHRTLRAQGLDHIWKDGVAIKPTSTMRKAKQDKKESPMKGSLKGTYPPQCRSQSVIAFTQRQMQDFQSLAMKLTTELKSMKNLVKGKFQSEASVATSANENADEVRVAIENATRAEEYARRWLSILTRDCNRFCKIMSLTEDNTAASDRVIKKERKVSFADEAGGMPMYFKNDRHSPWN; translated from the exons ATGAACGTAATGAAAGTTAAGAGTGAAACTGAAGATTTTGACTGCAACAGTGATGATTTTGGCTTAGACAATGTGGTGTTGAAATGGATTAAGGATAGATGCGAAACAAAGAAAAGGAAACGCTTCAACTTTGTTGGTTTAAATAAAGAAACGCTGGAAACCTGCTCTTCTGTGAAACTCGAGTCTCCAAACTTTCAGCACAATGGTGACATACACGATGAACTTGAAGATCCTCTTATCGGTTGGAAATCTGAACTTTTCAAGAATATCAAGAGTAGCGATGAAGATTTGCTTGAACTAAATCGGGATTGGCCTGCGCCTATTGATGTTAAAGTTGAGGTTCCTGAAAGTGAAACCGCTAATGTAAATATTTTGAAGACTGACGTGCCTTATCCTACAATGGAACCCCACTACTGTTCTCTTAATGAAGTGTCCTATGAATACACGGAAGATTCTGAGACCAGGCTTGACGTGGGGCTTTCTGGTTGTGAAACAAAGGAACCTCAGTATTGTTCTCTTAATGAAGTGTCCTATGAATACACGGAAGATTCTGAGACCAGGCTTGACATGGGGCTTTCTGGTTGTGAAACAAAGGAACCTCAGTATTGTTCTCTTAATGAAGTGTCCTATGAATACATGGAAGATTCTGAGACCAGGCTTGACGTGGGGCTTTCTGGCGCTGAAACAAAGGAACCTCAGTATTGTTGTCTTAATGAAGTGTCCTATGAATATAGGGAAAATTTTGAGACCAAGTTTGATGTAGGGGTTTCTAGTTGGGAGATTGTTCAGGTACACAGTCCAGAAAATAATGCGTATTTTGGCTTGTCTGGATATAGGGAAGAAGATTATACCATCCATCCTCTTTCCTATGATGTCTCCTCGGAACAGATGTCTCCAATAAAGGATTATAGCTGTGATGTTTGTGATAGCTGCCAAAATGAGTCTCCCAAGCCAGAGATGCCATGGCAGACAAGCAGGGACAGTTTAATTCTAATTCTTGAGACAAATATTGCTTCTGATACAGAAACGGGGGTCTCATTGTCCCCCGTAAAATGCAGTGTTTCAAATGGGGTGTCTTATGAATCTACTGAAGATGTTGCTCCTAAATCTGGCGCTAGGTTTTTTAGTTGTGAGACTGTAAAGGTAGATAGTCCGGAAATGATCAGCTATCTATGTGCAGACTTGCAAGAATTTGGGAAAGACAGTTATACTGTAGATCCGCTAACCTATGCTGTTCCCTCTGAATTAGTATCTCCTACCAAGGATCATTGTACTGATTTGCATGATAGCTTTAATTCTTCAGAGCACAAGATGTCTTCACAGACCAGCAATCGTGGCCGAGCTGAAATGCCTGAGATGGACACTGATAATTGCTTCCAATGCTTGGAAACTAACAATGAAGATAGTGCGTGCTCCTTTGAGAGCAGAAGTACACATTACTGGTCTTCTAATATTAGAAATATTGTGGTCAGTCCTTCCACTGACAATGGCTTGTATTGGAGTTCATCATGCTTGAAACATGAGAAACATTCAGGCCTTGTTTCTGCTGATTCTTCTTCATCAAAGAAGCAACCCCAGTCACCAGCGCTTATAGCTCGTAATTACTTTGATGCTTCTGGTAAGCCTTTAGCATCACCAGCACCTCAGGATTATCATCAAATGAAGCATCAGCATAGTGCTGAAAGGGTTCTCTCAGGCAGAAAG GCCATTTCTCCAACTTCTCGAGAGAGACTTTGTCGGGCTATGAGATTAACTGGGTTGGATGAAAACGAGTGTCATC AATATAGAGGAAAGCAGAGCCATCATAGGACTTTAAGAGCTCAAGGGCTTGACCATATCTGGAAGGATGGAGTAGCTATCAAGCCAACTTCAACCATGAGAAAAGCAAAACAAGATAAGAAAGAGTCCCCAATGAAGGGCAGTCTAAAGGGTACTTATCCTCCCCAGTGTCGTTCACAAAGCGTGATAGCATTTACACAGCGACAAATGCAGGATTTCCAATCTTTAGCTATGAAACTCACGACAGAGTTGAAGTCAATGAAAAACCTTGTTAAGGGAAAGTTTCAGTCGGAGGCCTCTGTAGCTACATCTGCAAATGAAAATGCTGATGAA GTCAGGGTAGCCATTGAAAACGCTACAAGAGCTGAAGAATATGCAAGAAGATGGCTTTCTATTTTGACAAGAGATTGCAACCGCTTTTGTAAAATCATG AGTTTGACGGAGGATAACACTGCTGCATCTGACCGTGTAatcaaaaaagaaaggaaggtTTCTTTTGCTGATGAAGCTGGTGGCATGCCAATGTATTTTAAGAATGACAGGCACAGCCCTTGGAATTAG